Proteins encoded by one window of Musa acuminata AAA Group cultivar baxijiao chromosome BXJ2-9, Cavendish_Baxijiao_AAA, whole genome shotgun sequence:
- the LOC135622534 gene encoding NAC domain-containing protein 58-like, protein MSDPASLPPGFRFHPTDEELILHYLRNQAASLPCPVSIIAEVDIYKLDPWDLPGKAVFGEREWYFFSPRDRKYPNGVRPNRAAASGYWKATGTDKPIHDSRGNERIGVKKALVFYEGRPPKGSKTNWIMHEYRLEEARRSNCYKLKHASMRLDDWVLCRIYKKKGNLQPVPPSMDDRERQDPADSASPSFHGMNRALSMADLMEDYSAPSHLFANLPVMQGSELGFLRAQPRMDHQLLRPGNFDGSSDVHYHLSRQKKPSDATIYTADFSSLSQRLLDLPGSHL, encoded by the exons ATGTCGGATCCCGCGTCTCTTCCGCCCGGCTTTCGCTTCCACCCCACCGACGAGGAGCTGATCCTGCACTACCTACGGAACCAGGCGGCCTCCCTGCCGTGTCCCGTGTCCATCATCGCCGAGGTCGACATCTACAAGCTCGATCCATGGGACCTTCCTG GCAAAGCGGTGTTTGGGGAGCGCGAGTGGTACTTCTTTAGCCCCAGGGATCGCAAGTACCCCAACGGCGTCCGGCCGAACAGAGCCGCCGCCTCCGGCTACTGGAAGGCGACCGGGACGGATAAGCCCATCCACGACAGCAGGGGGAACGAGCGCATCGGGGTCAAGAAGGCGTTGGTGTTCTACGAGGGAAGGCCTCCCAAGGGGAGCAAGACGAACTGGATCATGCACGAGTACCGCCTCGAAGAAGCTCGGAGGAGCAACTGCTACAAGCTGAAGCACGCCTCCATGAGG TTGGATGACTGGGTCCTCTGCCGGATCTACAAGAAAAAGGGCAACCTGCAACCGGTGCCGCCATCGATGGACGATCGAGAACGACAAGATCCAGCAGACTCTGCCTCGCCCAGCTTTCACGGCATGAATCGAGCTCTGTCCATGGCAGATCTCATGGAGGACTACTCAGCACCGTCACACCTGTTCGCTAACCTGCCGGTGATGCAGGGATCCGAGCTTGGCTTTCTCAGGGCTCAACCGAGGATGGATCATCAGCTCTTACGACCTGGAAACTTCGACGGCAGCAGCGATGTCCACTACCACCTCTCTCGACAGAAGAAACCCAGTGATGCGACCATCTACACCGCTGACTTCAGCTCGCTGAGCCAACGATTGCTCGATCTGCCCGGCTCTCATCTGTGA
- the LOC135622535 gene encoding thioredoxin-like 1-2, chloroplastic: MAEALAQRTLLLPGGHLSLPPFCGMRSRPSLAAFTLFSRTKVEPLRSSSCDSKFRGRRLVVGARRGRPSRAHLGSGSEQMALSFKKAMKWWQKGLQPNMVEIESAEHLVDSLLNAGDKLVIVDFFSPGCGGCRALHPKICQFAQSNQDVLFLQINYEQHKSMCYSLGVHVLPFFRFYRGAHGRLCSFSCTNATIKKFKDALAKHITDRCSLGPARGLEESELLALAANKDLSFNDTSKPVPVPEEIPERIPTSPKLPLHAVRRPAQESEDKALAAAGR, from the exons ATGGCGGAAGCTTTGGCTCAGAGGACCCTCCTTTTGCCTGGCGGGCATCTTTCTTTGCCGCCGTTTTGCGGGATGCGGAGCCGCCCTTCTCTTGCGGCGTTCACTCTCTTTTCACGTACCAAGGTTGAGCCCTTGAGGTCTTCTTCTTGTGATAGCAAGTTCCGTGGGAGGAGACTGGTCGTTGGGGCGCGGAGAGGGAGGCCCTCGAGGGCACACCTCGGTTCTGGCTCTGAACAG ATGGCTCTGTCGTTCAAGAAGGCTATGAAATGGTGGCAGAAGGGGCTTCAACCCAATATGGTGGAGATCGAGTCGGCTGAGCATCTCGTCGACTCCTTATTGAACGCTGGCGACAAGCTTGTTATTGTGGATTTCTTCTCCCCAGGGTGTGGAGGCTGCAGAGCGCTTCATCCAAAG ATTTGCCAGTTCGCCCAATCGAATCAAGATGTTTTGTTTCTCCAAATAAATTACGAGCAACATAAGTCGATGTGCTACAGCTTGGGTGTCCATGTTCTCCCCTTCTTTAGGTTCTATCGCGGAGCACACGGGCGCCTGTGCAGCTTCAGCTGCACCAATGCAACT ATTAAGAAATTTAAAGATGCTTTGGCCAAGCACATCACTGACAGATGCAGCCTTGGGCCAGCTAGGGGGCTGGAGGAGTCAGAGCTCTTGGCTTTGGCCGCAAACAAAGATCTCTCCTTTAACGACACAAGCAAGCCAGTTCCTGTGCCTGAAGAGATTCCAGAGAGAATTCCAACAAGCCCGAAACTCCCTCTTCATGCTGTCCGTAGACCTGCCCAGGAATCCGAGGACAAGGCC
- the LOC135622533 gene encoding probable apyrase 1: MKRARQEPILDKIQRFRGVILVFAVPLILVSFVLFLMPRSPAVISFASRKTMPGGSEAGSKSYAVIFDAGSSGSRVHVFCFDENLDLLPIGQELELFVQKKPGLSFYAKDPQQAAQSLVSLLEKAESVVPMKLRQQTPVRVGATAGLRALGAETSEKILQAVKDLLQHKSSLKFKSDWVTVLDGTQEGAFQWVTINYLLGKLGKSYANTVGVVDLGGGSVQMAYAISEKDAEQAPKVSDGEDSYVQKLFLKGTKYYLYVHSYLRYGLLAARAEILKVTKDDSNCILSGYHGSYKYGGNAYRASAKQSGASFLKCREDAVKALRVDEPACTHMKCTFGGIWNGGGGDGQKNLFVASFFFDRAAEAGFVDREKPIAVVKPSHFEKAAKHACQLSIEDAKAAYPRVQEDNLPYLCMDLVYQYTLLVDGFAIDPDHDITLVKQVKYGDAFVEAAWPLGSAIEVASSA, from the exons ATGAAGCGGGCACGACAGGAGCCCATCCTCGACAAGATCCAGCGCTTCCGCGGCGTCATCCTCGTCTTCGCCGTCCCCCTCATCCTCGTCTCCTTTGTCCTCTTCCTCATGCCCCGCTCGCCAGCGGTTATCTCCTTTGCCAGTAGAAAGACGATGCCCGGTGGCAGCGAGGCTGGATCTAAGAGCTATGCTGTTATCTTTGACGCGGGCAGTTCGGGAAGTAGGGTTCACGTCTTTTGCTTTGATGAGAATTTGGATCTGCTGCCTATAGGACAGGAGCTGGAGCTCTTTGTACAG AAAAAACCAGGCTTGAGCTTCTATGCTAAAGATCCTCAGCAGGCTGCACAATCTCTTGTTTCGCTGTTGGAGAAAGCTGAGAGTGTTGTTCCAATGAAATTGCGACAGCAAACACCTGTCAGAGTCGGG GCTACAGCGGGTCTGAGAGCTTTAGGAGCTGAAACATCTGAAAAAATTTTGCAAGCG GTTAAAGATCTCCTTCAACACAAGAGCTCACTAAAGTTCAAGTCGGATTGGGTGACTGTTCTTGATGGGACTCAGGAAGGTGCTTTCCAATGG GTCACTATCAATTATCTATTAGGAAAACTTGGGAAGTCTTATGCAAACACAGTTGGAGTGGTTGACTTGGGGGGTGGATCTGTTCAAATGGCTTATGCCATTTCAGAAAAGGATGCTGAACAGGCTCCAAAAGTCTCAGATGGAGAGGATTCATATGTGCAGAAATTGTTTCTAAAAGGAACTAAGTATTACTTATATGTCCACAG TTACTTGCGCTATGGTCTATTGGCTGCTCGTGCAGAGATTTTGAAGGTCACCAAGGATGACAGTAATTGCATTTTGAGCGGCTACCATG GGTCATACAAGTATGGTGGCAATGCATACAGAGCATCAGCAAAACAATCTGGTGCCAGCTTTTTGAAATGCAGGGAGGATGCAGTTAAGGCTCTCAGGGTTGATGAACCAGCGTGCACTCACATGAAGTGTACGTTTGGGGGCATCTGGAATGGTGGAGGTGGAGATGGGCAGAAAAATCTGTTTGTGGCATCTTTTTTCTTTGATCGGGCTGCCGAG GCTGGCTTTGTAGATCGCGAAAAGCCCATTGCAGTGGTTAAACCTTCACATTTCGAGAAGGCTGCAAAGCACGCTTGCCAGTTGAGCATCGAGGATGCTAAGGCTGCCTATCCTCGTGTCCAAGAGGACAACCTTCCTTACCTGTGCATGGATCTCGTGTACCAGTATACTTTGCTAGTAGATGGGTTCG CTATAGACCCAGATCACGACATCACACTGGTAAAGCAGGTCAAATATGGTGATGCCTTTGTTGAGGCAGCATGGCCGCTCGGTAGTGCCATTGAAGTTGCATCATCTGCATGA